The Liquorilactobacillus nagelii DSM 13675 DNA window TAACTAAAATCATTACCCACTGGTCAACAATTCCTCTTAGTTTTTCTAATGTGTACCTAGGCTATTTAGGTGAGTCTGCTCTTTCTGTAATACTAGATCAACTTAATAAAGTTTTGAGTTCCAACCATCCTTTTATCTTGCTTGATCCTGTAATGGGTGATCACGGTAAACTTTATTCGGGCTTTAGTAAAAAATATCCGCTAATGCTAAGTCACCTAGCAAAAAAAGCCTCCTTGCTTACTCCTAACCTAACTGAAGCTGAACTACTATTAAATCGTAAACTAAGTTCTGGTACTGTTGAAATTAATTATGCTCGACAACTAGTTGTTGAGCTTCAAAGAAAATTTCCTGATGCAGCAATTTTACTTACAGGTGTTAGTCTTGCCCAACAAAAAGTTGCCGTATTCGGTAGTGAAAATATTTCCCGGGAAATTTGGCAACTATCAACCCCCCGATTGCCTGGAAATTATTTTGGAACCGGAGATCTTTTTGCTAGTGCCTTAACAGCTGCTATTCTCAACAATATTCCCCTAAAAAGAGCTGCTGAAATTGCTATGGAATTTATTAATATTAATTTAAAGCAGCGCTGCGCTGCTTCACAGCAAATTGATCTAAGAATTGGACTTGATTATTCTGCCGGTTTGCCATTATTATTAAAACAATTAAAAAAAATTTAAGGGAGGACTTTCAATGCGAGAAAAACCTAACTCATTAAAAAGTATTATTTTTACTGGACTATTTGCAGCAATCATTTATCTTGGCATTTTCATTCTTAGAATTCCAATTCCTGCTATGGTTGGACGACCGTTTATCCACTTTGGAAATACCTTAGCTGCTTTGGCAGTTTTATTTCTTGGTTTTCGCAACGGAACACTTGCGGGTATTATCGGTCTTGGAGGCTTTGATATTTTAAATGGATACGCCGCAACTTCTTGGTTAACAATGCTAGAAGTTATCATCGTTGCAAGCATTATCGAATTGCTCTTTCGGTTCTTTAAATATCAAGACAAACAAAAACAAATTGCTATTATTGCACTTGCTGCTGGAATAACCAAAATTTTCACTTCTTATTGCACTTCGATTATTGAGGCTTTAATGATTGGAACAAACTTCAAGACAGCAATTGTTGCTTCGTTTTTAAGCCTACCTGCAACTGTCATCAATTCTATTTCAACGGCTATTTGTGTTCCAATTCTCTACTTTTTAATAAAAAGGATCTTGCTTACTAGTCATTTTATTGATTAGGCTGTTATCTTTTTTCAAAATTTTACAATTTTTTTCGATTTGCTATTGATAAACCCGATTCATTTATGATATTATACTTCTTGTTGATAAACGAATTGGGTGGCTAGCTCAGCTGGCAGAGCAACGGACTCTTAATCCGTGGGTCCAGGGTTCGATCCCCTGGCCACCCATCAGATAGTACGTAACCAGTAATCATTAGGTATCAAGAATACCGTGGTTGCTGGTTTTTTTGTACTTTAAAATAGATTTATATTACATATAATATCATTAACATTCAAAAAAGTTAGTCAAAAAACAACTTGCGTGGGGCAGTGGCTGTTACGCAGTTTTTTAGTGCAAGTTCAACGATAGCAGCCTAAATCAGCCCTCTTTCGTCCCATTAAACCGGTGTAATTTTAACAATTATGTAAACTGATTATCGATGTCTGTATAGTTTATATGCTTCACAACCTATTTCCTCTCTCAAAATTCCACTTTCATCAGCTAAGGAAGAACTATACCTGCTATTTGTATCATATTTAGTTTGTTTAACATTAATTAAATTTGAATTTTCCACTGGTTCAAGTCACTTTATTTCACAAAAATTATTTTTAAGCATACTCTAAGATTACATTTAATATTTAGGAGGCATTTACATGAGTATACCAACTATTGAACTTAATGATGGACATTTGTTGCCTGCTATTGGTTTAGGAACTTACCAAATTCGTGGTGGAAAAGGAATTGATCAAGTTCTTTCAGCTATTAACGACGGCTATCGCTTACTTGACACCTCAACAAACTATGATAGTGAAGGAATTGTCGGTGAAGCTATTCGTCGTTCTGGAATCCCGCGATCAAATTTTTTTGTTACTACTAAGCTTCCTGGAAAGTATCATCATTTTGATGATACTTTAATGAGTATTCAAGAATCTCTCTGTCGTATGGGCCTCAAGTATTTTGACCTTTATCTAATCCATTGGCCTCTGCCAAAACGTGGGCTTTATCTTGAAGCATGGAAAGCAATGATTATTGCACAAAAGATGGGATTAATTCGCTCAATTGGTGTCTCAAACTTTGAACCAGATCATTTGGATCATTTGATTAATGAAACAGGCGTTACACCAGCTGTTAATCAAATCGAAGTTCACCCTTATTGGGTACAAGAACGAATGCTGCAAGCAAACAAGGATCGTAAAATTATTACTGAAGCGTGGAGTCCTTTAGGTCGTGGCAGTCAGTCCATGAAAGAAAAGGTCATAACTGATTTAGCTGAAAAATATCAAAAATCGCCTGCGCAAATTATCCTTCGTTGGCATCAACTACGAGGAATCGTACCAATTCCTAAATCTAGTAGTTTAAATCATCAACGCCAAAACCTTGATATTTTCGATTTTCAGTTAACTAATAATGAGATCAAGGACATCAATAGTTTAAGCCAAGTTAATGGACGAATCGACAATCAAGACCCCAATGAGTATGAGGAGTTTGAATAACTCTAAATTTAGTTGCCCATTAAATATATCCTTACTACTGAACTTTTTTATTAAATTTCAAGAAAAGTGTTTACAAAACACTAAGTATATGATTTAATTATATACGTTGATAATTTAATTGCTCAGTAGTTCAGTGGTAGAATAATTGACTGTTAATCAAGAGGTCGCAGGTTCGAACCCTGCCTGAGCAGCTAGCTAAAGCATGGTAAAAATTACCATGCTTTTTTTAATATCTCAATTATTTCCACATTGTTTGTAATAATTTAAGCTTTAGATGTTTCACATGAAACACAAAGCAATACTACAAAGACTTTTAATAACAGCACAGCTTATTAGCAAAACAATGCAGATCCGTTAAACTAAAACTTAACGGATCTGCATTGTTCATTTATAAAATTTCTTTGGTTTTAAAGTGAAAAATTTAATATCATTCTAGCTACAATTAAGCTTGTGTCTTAATTGCTTTTTCCAGATCTCGTTTTTTATCTACCGTTAATAGCCCCCAACCTGTGATTTCACTAATTATTGAAAACACTGGACATAATAAACTAAAGAAAACGAACGGTAAATAATTAATAGTTGTCACACCCAAAGTATTTGTCAGAAACACTCCTCCGACACCCCAAGGAACTAAGTAGTTAATAACAGTCCCCCCCTCTTCTAAAACTCGACCTAGAGCATCATTGGACAATCCTCCCTGATTATACGCAACTTTAAAAGCTCTTCCAGGTAAAATAATTGATAAAAACTGCTCACCAACAAAAATGTTTATTCCTAAACATGCTGCTAACCCAGCAACAATTAATTTAAGTTGATTATCTAAATGCTTGCTTAACGGATTCATTAAGGCAGTGATTAAACCGAATTTTACCAATAATCCTCCCAGTGAAAGAGTCAAGACAATTAATGCAACTGTCGGCATCATGCTAACAATCCCACCTCTTGATAATAAAAGATTGACTGATTTACTTGTCGTTTTGGCTACATATCCATCAGTAATGATGTTTGCCAATTTTGCTAGGCCAAGTTGCGGTTGTTGAACTAAAATTATTACGCTGGTAACAAAAATATTCAACAGCATTGTTGGAATTGCAGGCATTTTAAATCCTGCACAAACAAAGACTAAGACAATTGGTAATAAAACCCAAATTGCCAAATCAAAATTAGTCTGCAAAATATGGACTGTTTGATTAATTTTAGTTAAGCTTGCCTGTGAATCATCATGTCCAATCAAAATAAACAATAGTAAACTAATAAAGCCGGCCGGTCCCATTGTCCATAAAAGATCTTTAATATGCTGAAACAAATCAGTATCTACTACCGCTGCAGCCAAGTTATTTGTTTCTGATAGCGGTGAAAGTTTATCACCAAAAATTGCGCCCGCAATTATGGCACCGGCAACCATCGCAGGATTAAGATTCATCGTGATTCCCATGCCCATAAAAGCAATTCCTACTGTTGAAGCTACTGTAAAAGCACTTCCAACTGCACTTCCAACCAACGTACAAACAATAAAAACTGATGGTAAAAACCAGCGAACACTAATTAATTTAAAGCCGATAACCATCAATGTCGGAATCGTTCCTGCTGCGATCCAAGTACTAATCATTGCTCCAATCAAGATAAAAATAAAGATTGGAACAATTCCTTTTTCGATTCCATCTCTTATACCTTCATTGACATTTAACCAATCAAAGCCACGAATTCGTGACCATAAAATCACAAAGCTCATTGCTAACATTACTGGCACCTGTGGTGATAATCCGAAACCAATAACCCCTACTCCCATAATAACCAGCACAATTGCTAAAATTACAGCTGCTTCAAGTCCTTTAATTTTAATTTTCATTTTCTTCTTCCTCTCAATTAAAAATTTAATAGTCTAGCTAATCAATCATAAATATCGTGGAAGTCCGCCAACCTTTATCATAAAAAAACTCCTTTAGTAACAAAAAAGTCCCGATTGCTTTAAAGCAATCGGGACGATTTTCCGTGGTACCACCCAAAATTAAAACTATTTATCAGTTTTCTCTCTTATGACAATTAACGATGTCAACCGTTATTCAAACTCAACTGTGGTATTTCATCATTTTGCCCTGATTGGTTCGCAGCAACCACCAACTTTCTGACACCCAAACAAAACAACTACTAATACAATTTTCAACGCTTAATTATTAAATTAACATTAGATTAGCATTTTATAATTAAACTGTCAACTAATTATAATAAGCTGAGGTTTCACATGAAACATTCTATCTTTTTTATTACTTGCACAACTACTCAAAAAGTATCAGAATGTAAGTAATTTATTATTTTAAAAGGAGTGTATTGTTCTGTCAGTCACAATAACATGTCAAGATACTTTAGCAATTACCGAACATCGTATTATAAATAGTGATTTAAATGAACACGGCACCGTTTACGGTGGACGTTTATTAGAGTTACTCGATGGTACTTCCTCAATATCAGCTGCCCATTTTGCTCGCCATTTAACTGTTACAGCTGCTGTTGATCAATTCAATTTTATTGCTCCCCTAAAATTACATGACTCATTCAAAATAATTTCTTATGTTAGTGGTGCAGGTAAGCGTTCAATTGAAGTTTTTGCAAAAATTATTGGAAGCCAAGATACTTTTGGTGAAAAATTTCTATCGGCAACAGCTTTTCTAACTTTTGTTACTCCCAAATTAGTCACTCTTCCAACTCTTGTTTCAATCAATGAAGAAGAACAAGTAATTTGTAAAAATTATCAACAGCGTCATTCATTACGTCAACAACAGTTAGCAGCAAATAAAGAATTTTATTCTGTGATAAATTTAGATTAATTTATCAATTTTGCTTTTCAAGAAATTTAATCAAAAAAGCGACGGCTTCTTCATATGAGCAAGATTTTTGTTTCATAACCAGCTCCACTGCTTGTTTAGTTGTTTTCGAAAAAGCCATAAAAATCTCTCCTTTAGTTTATCTGAGAATTAACTCACTCTAAATGTTATTTTATACCGTGCCCTTTAAAAAAACGAGCTTTATTTATTGCTAAATTATTTTAAAATCAATAAAAGGTTGCTAGTTGTGGCCATTTTAGCAATTAAAACTTTTTTATTACAATTTCATTTGGTGTTTAGCTCAAAAAATAGGAGTAAAAAGGATTATTTCCTTCTTACTCCTATTTCTATGCCTTGCAGTTAGATTTTAGCCCAAATATTATCTAAAACATTCGTTTGATTACGATCTGGACCAACGGAGAATGTTGAAATTTTAACTCCAACTAATTCTTGAATACGATGAATATAGTTGCGAGCATTTTGTGGTAAGTCCTCTAATTTTTTACAGTGTGTAATATCCTCTTTCCAACCTGGTAAAGTTTCATAAATTGGTTTACACTGGCTTAATTGTTTCAAACTAGCTGGATAATGATAAATCCGTTTCCCATTTAAATCATAAGCTGTACAAATTTTGATTTCATCTAGTCCTGTTAAAACATCAACACAATTTAGACAAAGATTGGTTAGTCCTGAAACTCTCTTCGAATGACGTAAAACAACACTATCAAACCAACCAATACGACGTGGTCGATGTGTAACTGTTCCATATTCATGACCAGCTTCTCGAATAAAGTCCCCAGTAGCATTTTCTAATTCGGTTGGAAATGGTCCATCACCAACCCTTGAAGTATAAGCTTTGCAAGCACCAACAACTTTATCAATTTTTGAAGGGCCTACTCCACTACCGATAGTTACACCTCCAGCCACAGGATTTGATGAAGTTACAAAGGGATAAGTCCCCTGATCAATATCTAACATTACTCCCTGTGCACCCTCAAAAAGAACTCGTTTTCCACTATCTAAAGCATCGTTTAAAACAACAGACGTATCAGTTACGTACTTTTTAAATTGCTGACCATATTCAAAATATGGTTCAAAAATATCATCAAAATTTAGCGGCTCATGGTCGTAAAATTTAATTAATTCTTGGTTTTTTTCCGCTAAATTCCGCTGCAACTTTTCTTCAAAAACTTCTTTGTCCAACAAATCCGCTACTCGAATTCCAATTCTCGCCGCTTTATCCATGTACGCTGGACCAATACCTTTGTTAGTCGTCCCAATTTTGTTTTCTTTTTTTGCTTTTTCTTGTAAACCATCAAATAAAATATGGTAAGGTAAGATAACGTGCGCCCGATCAGAGATTCTTAAATTATCAGTTGATACACCACGTTTGTTAAGATAACTTAACTCTTCAACTAGTGATTTAGGATTAAGGACAACCCCATTACCAATTACACTAATTTTGTCACTGTAGAAGATTCCAGATGGAATTAACCTCAATTTGAAAGTTTCTCCATTAAAAACAATCGTATGACCAGCATTATCTCCACCTTGGTAACGAGCAATTACTTCAGCATTTCGACTTAAAAAATCAGTTATTTTACCTTTTCCTTCATCGCCCCATTGACTACCAACAACTACTACTGATGACATTTAGCTTCACCTCATTGTTTTTTTTAATACAAATTATTAATCAACCTCGATAATTGTAACAATGAAGCCCTATTATTTCAAGTAAATTCCGAAGATTAATTCTTATATTTTAATGTCAAGCAAAAAATAGCGAACTATAGTTAGAATCTAACTATAATTCACTATTTCATCTTATTGTTGATTAGGCACATAAGCAATTGAGGAAAATTTATTATATGATTTTACAAATAGCAACTTGACTGTGCCACGGGGACCAGAACGATTTTTTTCAATAATTACCTCTACTTCCCCAACATCTTGCGTTTCTTCATCTTGTTGCTGTTGATTATCATCATCATCAGAACGCTCATAATAATCATCACGATACAAGAATGCCACAATATCCGCATCTTGTTCAATTGATCCAGATTCACGAATATCCGATAAAACCGGCCGCTTGTCTTGTCGCTGCTCAACACCACGTGACAACTGTGATAATGCAATTACTGGGACTGAGAGTTCCTTAGCTAGTTTTTTTAACTGACGTGAAATTTCTGAAACTTCTTGTTGTCGGTTTTCTTTATTACTTCCCTCAATAAGTTGTAAATAATCAACAACAATTAAGCCCAGATTTCCATTTTCTTTAGCCAACCGCCGACTTTTGGCACGGATTTCTGACATTTTAATTCCGGGAGTATCATCAATAAAAATTGCTGTCTGTGATAATGATCCCATTGCAACAATTAAATTATTCCATTCCTCATCATTTAATTGACCTGTTCGCAAATGATTAGCATTTACACTGCCTTCTGCACACAACATACGATTAACCAATGATTCCGCACTCATTTCAAGTGAGAAAATAGCAACAGCTTTATCCGTTTTTGTACCAACATTCTGTGCAATGTTTAAAGCAAACGCAGTCTTCCCGACAGCTGGCCGAGCAGCTAAAATAATTAAATTATCGGGTTGCAATCCAGCTGTCATTTTATCTAAGTCCTGATAACCCGTTGGTAACCCGGTTATCTCCTCTTTTTTTTGATATAATCGATTTACTTCTTCAATTGCACTATTTAAAACATCCCTTATTGGACGAAAACCATTACTGCTCCGCTGCTCTGAAACCTCCATAATTTGTCTTTCAGCATTATCTAAAAGACTGGTCACGTCATCATCTTGATCATATGCCTGAGAAACAATATTAGTTGCAGTCGTTATTAAATGCCGCATTAATGATTTTTCTTGGACTATTTTGGCATAATAGCCAACATTGGCCGCTGTCGGCACAGCATCAGCTAATTCTGCAATATAACTAACACCACCAACATCCTCTAATTGATTTTGTTCGGTTAGCCGATTGTTAACCGTAACAACATCAATAACTTCATCTTGGTCATTTAGATCGACCATTGTCTGAAAAATTACTTGATGTGCACGGCGATAAAAATCAGCTGGCTGAACATATTCCATCGCATCAACTAAGGCAGCTGTATTTAAAAAAACAGACCCTAAAACAGCCTGTTCCGCTTCAATGTTTTGCGGCGGTAATCGATCTGTCAACAGATTTTTAGCCATTCATTTTCACCTTTCTATCCACTACAACTAAATATTATTTTTCAGCAATATGCACTCTAATTTTAGCTGTAACTTTTGGATGCAACTTAGTTGGAATATTAACATACCCCAAAGATCGAATCGGTTGATTCATTTCCATTTTCCGTTTATCAATTTTAAGACCATACTGTTTTTCTAAAGCTTGCACTACCTGTTTACTGGTAATTGATCCAAACAATCGACCATCTGTTCCAGCTTTAGCCTGTAATTCAACAATCATTTTTCCTGACTCTAACTTTTCTTTTAATTTTTCTGATTCAGCTAATAAAGCAGCGTCTTTCTTTTCTTCTGCCTTCTTTTGTCCCTTTAATTGACTCATTGCTTGTGCGGTTGCTGGCTTAACTTTATGATCTTTAATCAAAAAGTTGGCAAAGCCATCTGGTAAATTTTTGATTTCCCCACGCAAACCTTTTCCTCTAACATCTTGTAAAAAAATAACTTTCATTTTTATCCTCCTTTTAGTATTACAAATCCTTATTCTGTTGCAAAATTTCTACTAATTTCTGCTGAACTTGTTTAACTGTTGTATCATCCATTTGTGTCGCTGCATTTGATAAGTGACCACCGCCACCCATCTCTTCCATTACAACTTGTACATTTTTGGTTCCGTTGCTGCGAGCCGAAATACCAACTTTGCCATCCTGACGCTTAGTTATCACAAATGAAGCTTCAACTCCGCTAACATTTAATAATTCATCAGCTGCTTGGGCGGCTGTTACTGGATCATAATTTCGATCAGCTTCCCCAGTCGACAGAGCTAATTCAGAACCAATAAACTCAACTCGATCAATTAGATGGTTACGCTGCATAAAACTATCAACATTTTCTTTCATGAAGTGATGTGTCATCGTCAAATCAGCCCCTACCGAACGAAGATAGCTAGCAGCATCAAATGTCCTCGTTCCGGTCCTGAGTGAAAATGACTTGGTATCAATAATAATCCCAGTCAGCATAGCCGTCGCCTCAATTTTATTAATTGGATCGCTATCCCGTGACTGATACTCAAACATCTCCGTAATTAATTCACAGGTTGAAGATGCATATGGCTCAATATAAACTAGTACTGGATTCTCAGGAAACTCTTCTCCTCGTCGATGATGATCTATGACCATTACACGGTTGGAAAGTTTCTGATATAGTTCTGGGCTAACTGAAATTGATGGTTTCGAGTGATCAACCATTAGAAGCAGACTGTGTGAAGTAGCTTTTTCCAATGCCTCTTCAGAAGTGATAATCCTTCCTTTGATTTCGGGATACTGAGCTAATTCATCCATTAATCGCACAACATCTGAATGCAATGCTGTTTGGTCTAAAACTATCCAACATTCTTTTTGATTCATCTTGGCAATTCGTCTAATTCCCAAACAAGCACCAATGGAGTCCATGTCTGGTCTTTTATGCCCCATAACAAAAACTTGATCAGCTTGGTGAACTAACTCTTGAAGTGCTTGAGCAATCATTCTAGCTCGCACTCGTGTCCGCTTTTCCATTGGATTAGTTTTGCCGCCATAAAATCTAGCTTGTCCGTCTGGAGTTTTAACAACTACCTGATCTCCTCCACGACCTAAAGCTAAGTCTAAATTACTTTGAGCTGTCTGAGCAAGTAAAGACAAATCATCATCACCATATGCAAGACCGATACTTAACGTTAGAGGAAAATTTTGCTTAGAAGTACGTTCACGAATCAAATCTAAAATTTTAAATTTTTCTGTTTCCAGTTGCTGTAAAACTTTAGTATACGCAATAACAAGAAAATGATCGTTATCTATTCGTTTTAAAAACATCTCATATTTACGAGACCAATTAGTCAATTCATTCGTAACGTAATTATTTAAATTGGAAATTGTTTTATCAGTCATTGATTGGGTAATTTCATCATAATTGTCTAAAAAAATCTGACCTAAAACAACATCAGTTTCTAAATCATGTTGTTTGATTCTTGAATACTCAGAGATATCCATTAAATAAACAGCATGAATCTCTTTTTGGATTAACAACTGAAAACTTTTATCGCCCCAAACTACTTCTACTGGATGTTTTTTATCAAAATTTTTCTCGATTAATTTTGCTAGTTGATCGTCAATTGTTTGCAGATTCTTTCCTAGAACTTCCTGCTTGCCAAAATATTTTTGTAAATACGGATTAATCCACTCGACTTCATTTTGAGCATTAAAAAATAAAATTCCAATTGGCATTTTAATCAATGCCTCTTGTTCACCTCGTTTAATTCGATAAGATAAGTCCGAAATATATTCATTCGTATCCTCAGTAATTTCTTTGAGCGTCAGAAATGCTGCACCGATAGTTAAGCAAACCAAAATTAATAGAACAAATCCCAAAATAAAGTTAAGTAAGAACGCCATTATTTCACAGACAATTGCCAATCCTAACAAAAAAGCTGCAATTAGTCTTAACTGACTATTTTTCATAAAACTGGGTAAATGCCAGAAGTTTTTCGAAAAGACTTTTTTCATGACTTTTTTTCCCCACATTCATTTCTTCTTAGCAATTAATTATCCTTGCCACAAATTTATTAAACCATTTGAATTCAATTTTATCACAAACAACTAAACTTTACTAAAGCAAAAACGCTGATCAATACCGATAAAAATCGGTATTGATCAGCGTTTTTGACCAACTATTAATCTTCTGTAACAAATGGTAAAAGACCCATAATTCTTGCCCGTTTAATTGCAATTGTTAAACGACGCTGGTTTTTAGCACTTGTGCCAGTTACTCGACGAGGAAGAATTTTTCCTCTTTCAGAAACAAATCGTTTTAATAAATCGGTATCTTTGTAATCAATGTATTCAATATGATTAGCCGCAATAAAATCGACTTTACGACGACGGCGACCGCCTCTACGCTGTTGTACCATTTCACAAACCTCCTTTGTTTAAAATGGTAAATCATCATCTGAAATATCAATCTGTTGTCCACCATCAGCAAAAGGATCTACGTTTTTTGTTGAATTATTGTTGCTACCCTGACTATTATTTGTCGCAGAAGCACCACTACCAGCTGGACCAGCAAAATTATTGCTTGGCTGATTGACATTCGATTGGGTACTAGAAACTTGATCATTAGGATGCTGTTGTCGATATTGCTCAGATTGCGATTTCGATTCTAACAAAGAGAAGCTGTCAACAACGATTTCTGTAACATATACTCTAACTCCTTGCTGATTCTCATAAGATCTAGTCTGAATTCTACCATCTACTCCCACTAGTGAACCTTTATGAGTGAAATTAGCAAAATTTTCAGCTGCTTTTCTCCAAATTACACAATTAATGAAATCCGCTTCGCGATCTCCTTGTTGATTAGTAAATTGACGATTAACAGCAAGTGTAAAACTAGCAACCGCGACTCCACTTGATGTATATCTTAATTCTGGATCACGCGTTAAACGACCAACTAACACCGCTCGATTGATCAAAGTTCAGTTCCCCCTTCGGAATTTAAATATTATTAAGCTTCACGTTTAACAATCATATGACGCAAAATGCCATCACTGAACTTAGCCAGACGGTCAAATTCATCAATTCCGCGAGCATCTTCAGCTTTAACATTTACGATATGGTAAATACCTTCAGTAAAGCCACCGATTTCATATGCGAAACGACGTTTAGACCAGTCTTTTGAATCAATTACTTC harbors:
- the ssb gene encoding single-stranded DNA-binding protein: MINRAVLVGRLTRDPELRYTSSGVAVASFTLAVNRQFTNQQGDREADFINCVIWRKAAENFANFTHKGSLVGVDGRIQTRSYENQQGVRVYVTEIVVDSFSLLESKSQSEQYRQQHPNDQVSSTQSNVNQPSNNFAGPAGSGASATNNSQGSNNNSTKNVDPFADGGQQIDISDDDLPF
- the rpsR gene encoding 30S ribosomal protein S18, translated to MVQQRRGGRRRRKVDFIAANHIEYIDYKDTDLLKRFVSERGKILPRRVTGTSAKNQRRLTIAIKRARIMGLLPFVTED
- the rpsF gene encoding 30S ribosomal protein S6, producing the protein MKYEITYIISPALDEAAKAALVERFDNVLKDNGTEVIDSKDWSKRRFAYEIGGFTEGIYHIVNVKAEDARGIDEFDRLAKFSDGILRHMIVKREA